Genomic window (Deltaproteobacteria bacterium):
TTTAGATCTTGAATTTATTTCGTTTGTATTATAGCAACCTCGCAGAATCATCTTAACCGAAAAGCCAAGAAGATTTATCCCCTGGCAAAACAAGACCATATTGTGATTCCAATGATATCTCCAATTCGCAAAACCATGAAGAACAGATCTCTTGCAGGCATCCATCCAGTCCTCAGCAAAACGGAATCCGTCGTCATCGGGGTGGAGGGGGCCAAAACAGACCGAAACGGCCTTCATAACGAAAAGGATTCCTTTTTACAACATACCGGAAAAATATCCCGTACCGGGTTGCAGTCGGTGTGATTTGTGAGAAAGATCGTCAAACAAAGACCGTTTCCGACACATTCCGTTCTCGGGATTCTTCACGAACGTCTGCGATCTCAATCTGAAATCATTTTGACGGGACTCCAAGGCGCATCCTCCAGCCTGCTCGCTTCTATCCTTCTTGCATCGCAGAACGAAACCGTCATCGCCGTTTTACCGACGGAAAGGGAAGCCCGGAACTTTTACCGCGACTGCCAGGCATTCTCCAACGAAACAGACGTTCTGCCATACCCGGCCTGGAATATTCTGGCGGCCGATTTCTTCACCATTCAAAGGGACATCGAATTATCACGCGCCCATACCCTCTCAGCCTTGCTGACTGAACAGCCATACCTGGTGATCACGTGTCTGTCCGCCCTGATGCAAAAGATCATCCCCCGAAACGTTTTCACAGACTATACCAGGGTCCTTTCCCTTGGTGACATGCTGGACAGAGACCACCTGAGCCGGCATCTCGCCAAGGGGGGATACACGAAACGAACCCTCGTCGAGACCAAGGGTGAATTCAGCGCCAGGGGAAATATCATCGATGTTTATCCTCCCAACGCGGCTCATCCGTTCCGCATTGAATTGATGGGGGACGAAGTGGAATCCATCCGTCCATTTGACCCGGCCTCACAGCGTTCCTCCCATGAAGTGATGGATCTGCAGATCATTCCCGCACGCGAACTGGTTTTGAATGACCGGAGAAAACGAGAGGCTATCCGCAATATCCGCATCCGTGCAAACACCCTCGAACTGCCCAGACAGATCAGGGATAATTTAACCGAAACAGTCGAACAAGATATGCTTTCGTCCCTGAATCCGATGTACCTCTCTCTTTTTTACGCTACGAAAGACAATCCTGCGGAGCCTGACGAGTCCGGACATCCTCTGGATACCTTCTTCGATTACTGTTCCGGGCGCGAACTTTTTTTTATCGACCATGCATCATCACTGGAACGATCCTTCAGGGAAATTGAGAACACGGTCAACCGCCTTGTTTTCCAGGCACGCCAGGAAAACAAGTTTTTTGTCGAAGCGGAATCCTTCTATCTTGCACCGCCAGACCTGATAAAATTGATGTCTTCTTTCCGACAGATACGGCACGAAACACTGCGTATCGATACGGGTCCGTTTTCCGCAACAGACCCGGGCACATCTTCCCATCTGCTGTTTCAAACGGAAAAAACGGGGCTTCTGAAGAAAGACGGCCCTTTTGCGGCGGAAGGTCTGCTTGCTCCACTCGTAGAGATTATCCGGGAAAACCTCGGAGACGGTTATCTGGTCGTATTTTTGTGCCCGGGAAAAGAAGAGTTGGCCCGGATGGCCCATCTGGTGGAAGGGTACGGTCTCATCCCCGAGGCGAAAGATCCGGCAATCCCCTTTCTTGATCTGGTTATGAACCATCGTCCCCCCGGACGACTGGTCCTGATGGAGGGAAAGGCGTCCGGGGGCTTCCTTTTTCCGGAACTGCATCTGGTCGTCATATCGGAGGAGGATATTTTCGGCCGCAAGCAAGCCAAACGCTTGGCCAGACCGTCCAGAGAAGGCTATTTTCTCAGGTCATTCGGCGAACTCACGGAAGGGGATTTCATCGTACACAAAGAACATGGTATCGGTATCTACCGGGGACTGCAGAAAATGTCCGTCGCGGAAATTGAGAACGACTTTCTCCTGATTGAATACGCTGAACAAGACCGGCTCTATATTCCAGTCGACCGCCTGGATCAGATCCAGCGCTATATCGGTCCGGACGGATATACGCCCAGGCTGGAACGTCTGGGTGGTGCCTCCTGGGAAACAGTCAAGGAGCGGGTCAGGAAATCAATCCGGGATATCGCGGAAGAACTTGTCTCCATCTATGCCGCCCGCGAGGTGGTAGAGAGACCATCGTTTTCTCCACCAGACCGGCTTTACGAGGAATTTTGCGCCGCCTTCGAATACGAGGAAACACCTGACCAGATCCGGGCCATAGAAGATATCCACGGTGATATGGCCCAGGAGAAACCGATGGACCGCCTGATTTGCGGCGATGCGGGTTTCGGCAAAACGGAAGTGGCTCTTCGGGCCTCTTTCCGGGCGGCCATGGACGGACGCCAGGTCGCCGTTCTCGTACCAACCACCATCCTTGCCGAACAGCATTACCAGACTTTTATCCGCCGGCTCAAGGATTATCCCCTGCGTGTCGAAGTCCTGAACCGCCTGAAAACCAGGAAAGAACAGGAGGCCATCGTCAAGGCGGTCAACCGGGGCACCGTGGATATCATCATCGGCACACATCGAATTCTTCAAAAAGACCTGACGTTTCGGGATCTTGGCCTGGTTATCGTTGATGAAGAACAGCGTTTTGGCGTCACCCACAAGGAACGGCTAAAAAAAATACGCACCCTTGTGGATGTTCTGACCCTGTCGGCCACGCCGATTCCACGGACACTGCACCTTTCCCTGGTTGGTATTCGTGACCTGAGCATCATCAACAGCCCACCTGAAAACCGCCAGCCCATTCGAACCCATGTCCTTGAGTTCAATGAGGATACGATACGAGAAGCCATAGGCCAGGAACTGAACCGCCGGGGCCAGGTTTTTTTCCTTCACGACCGGATCCGGTCGATCTTCAGCATGGCCCGGTTTCTGGAAAATCTGGTGCCTGAAGCGAACATCGGTGTTGTCCACGGCCGGATGAAACCCGGGGAAATTGAAAAAACCATGGCAACTTTTATCAAAGGAGATCTGGACATTCTCGTGTGCACGACCATTGTGGCCTCCGGCGTCGATATCCCCTCAGCCAACACGATGATCATCAACCGGGCGGATCGTCTGGGCCTCTCCCAGCTCTACCAAATCCGGGGCCGGGTCGGGCGTTCCGGAGAGGAATCCTACGCCTACCTGCTCATCCCACGGGGAGCCATGCTTTCACGGGAGGCGCAGAAACGTCTCCAGACACTTATGGATTTTTCCGAACCCGGTTCAGGATTCCGTATCGCCTCTAACGACCTTGAGATCCGGGGAACCGGTAATCTGCTGGGCACCTCCCAGTCGGGTCACGTCTCCGCCGTCGGCTACGAACTCTATACGGAGCTCATGGAAAAAACGATTCGCGAACTGAAGGGTGAACAATTCCCCCAAGAAGAGATCCGGGTGGAAATCCACCTGGGTGTTCCTGCCTATATTCCCGAGGATTACATGGAAGACGAACACCGTCGCCTGCTTACTTATAAACGTATATCTCTTGCCCGGACTCAGGAAGAAATCCGCGAAATCCGTGATGAACTTACAGACTGCTATGGCTTTATTCCACCGGAACTGGACAATCTCCTCCGGACAATACCCCTGCGCTATCGGCTGGAAACCCTGAAGAGTCATAAAATGACCTGTGGTGATCATTACATGACCGTTCAGTTCAGCCCCGATAGTCCCGTGGATCCGGCTCGGATTCTTTTACTTTCCCAGACAAAAATAAAAGGAACGAAGTTGACGCCGGAGCTGAAATTGTATATTCCATTACCCAGGTCGGAAGATGGGGATCGCATCCGGTTCGCCGAAACGGTGCTGGATGTTCTTATTCCGCAACCAGGTTCTGCAACCAAGGAGGAAAAATGAAACCGACAAGATTTCGGGCAGGGTTTTTAACCATCCTGACGCTTTCGTTGCTCGGATGGCCCGTTCAGGCTGTGATCGTCGACCGCATCGTCGCCATTGTCAACGACACCCTCATCACCCAGTCGGATGTCAATGCCGCATTCGATCCGATACGCAAAAAAATCGAGGAGCAAATGACCGGCCTGGAAAAAGACGCTATGTTGGAAAAGGCCCGGCAAAACCTTCTCAACCGAATGATCGATGATATCCTGATCGAACAGGAGGCGGCCAAACTGGACATCGACATATCGGATGAGGAGGTGATGGGGACGATTGAGAGCATCCTCTCCAAGAGGGATCTCACGATATACGCATTTGAAAGGGTTCTTGAAAAAGAGGGGTTATCCCTGGAAGGATATAAGCAGGATATCAGGCAGCAGATGATACGTTCCCGCGTTGTGCGCCGGGCCTTAAGAACGGCAATATCCGTAACGGACGAAGAAATAGGCCAGTACTATGCCCGGCATCGCTCGGAATATGAGGGGGAAGAAGCCGTCCGAATCAAGCAAATAGTCCTTTTGTTCCCTGAAGAGCCCGGTGGCGACACGAAGAAGGAAATGCAAGCGGAAATGAGTGCAATTCTCGAACGTTTGAAAGCCGGAGAATCCTTTGACAAAATGGCGGCACAATTCTCTCATGGGCCGACAGCCAAACAGGGTGGCGATATCGGATTTGTCGGCAAGGGTATCATGACGCCGGAACTGGAACAGGCCGCCTTTTCTCTGGAACCGGGCCAGGTGAGCGATGTCATCGAATCGCCGACAGGCCTTGCGATCATTACCGTAACGGATAAACGGGGCAATGGAGCCATAATGGGTGAATCCCTTCGTGATGAGATCAAGAACAGAATCATGGAAACGAAGATGGATAAAAAAATCGATGAATGGATCGCTGATCTGCGAAAAAAAGCTCACATTTCCATT
Coding sequences:
- the mfd gene encoding transcription-repair coupling factor, translating into MRKIVKQRPFPTHSVLGILHERLRSQSEIILTGLQGASSSLLASILLASQNETVIAVLPTEREARNFYRDCQAFSNETDVLPYPAWNILAADFFTIQRDIELSRAHTLSALLTEQPYLVITCLSALMQKIIPRNVFTDYTRVLSLGDMLDRDHLSRHLAKGGYTKRTLVETKGEFSARGNIIDVYPPNAAHPFRIELMGDEVESIRPFDPASQRSSHEVMDLQIIPARELVLNDRRKREAIRNIRIRANTLELPRQIRDNLTETVEQDMLSSLNPMYLSLFYATKDNPAEPDESGHPLDTFFDYCSGRELFFIDHASSLERSFREIENTVNRLVFQARQENKFFVEAESFYLAPPDLIKLMSSFRQIRHETLRIDTGPFSATDPGTSSHLLFQTEKTGLLKKDGPFAAEGLLAPLVEIIRENLGDGYLVVFLCPGKEELARMAHLVEGYGLIPEAKDPAIPFLDLVMNHRPPGRLVLMEGKASGGFLFPELHLVVISEEDIFGRKQAKRLARPSREGYFLRSFGELTEGDFIVHKEHGIGIYRGLQKMSVAEIENDFLLIEYAEQDRLYIPVDRLDQIQRYIGPDGYTPRLERLGGASWETVKERVRKSIRDIAEELVSIYAAREVVERPSFSPPDRLYEEFCAAFEYEETPDQIRAIEDIHGDMAQEKPMDRLICGDAGFGKTEVALRASFRAAMDGRQVAVLVPTTILAEQHYQTFIRRLKDYPLRVEVLNRLKTRKEQEAIVKAVNRGTVDIIIGTHRILQKDLTFRDLGLVIVDEEQRFGVTHKERLKKIRTLVDVLTLSATPIPRTLHLSLVGIRDLSIINSPPENRQPIRTHVLEFNEDTIREAIGQELNRRGQVFFLHDRIRSIFSMARFLENLVPEANIGVVHGRMKPGEIEKTMATFIKGDLDILVCTTIVASGVDIPSANTMIINRADRLGLSQLYQIRGRVGRSGEESYAYLLIPRGAMLSREAQKRLQTLMDFSEPGSGFRIASNDLEIRGTGNLLGTSQSGHVSAVGYELYTELMEKTIRELKGEQFPQEEIRVEIHLGVPAYIPEDYMEDEHRRLLTYKRISLARTQEEIREIRDELTDCYGFIPPELDNLLRTIPLRYRLETLKSHKMTCGDHYMTVQFSPDSPVDPARILLLSQTKIKGTKLTPELKLYIPLPRSEDGDRIRFAETVLDVLIPQPGSATKEEK